ACAGTAAAGAGTTGGGTAAGCCTGTCTATTGAATCCcactaaattaaatttgatttgatgcCGCTTTTATtctcataaatgttttttttttcttataggGCTTTACTTAGCGTTGTTGGTATTGGTTGTCTTGCTGGGAAAGCCAATAACCAGAAGAAAGGTCAATATCTTGTTGGATAAGTCaaattcattattaaaaatctaaaagtgAATTAAATAACCAGTTAATATATCATCGTCCCGATATATAAATACAACACTCGACCGTCGATATTCTTAGTGTTGACGATATAAGCGGATGACCGGTACGCTTCGAAAAAGATAAGTAAGCTGTTCATTTACCGATTCTCTCGTCGCGAACTAGTCCCTGAGCGATGGATTCTACAACTTCACTCGTCGTCAAGGTTTGATTCCTTTCCTTTTGTTGATTCCGAGCTGCGATCGTGTCGATCTTCGTGTATCTGTTGCTCTAGTTTTCCAGATTTGTTGTTGCTTGCCATTTCTCCTTTCATCTGTGGATCGCTGCGTTTTTTGTAACCGCCGGAAAATTTAAGCGGAAATTCGAATTTATAGTAGCATAAACCCTAGGAAATATCCAGAATCATGATTTGGTTTCAAAACTAGTATTATAGTGTGCTTCATCGTGATCGCGACGCTTGTTTGAAACTTCTTATACCGTAACAACTTGATTTTGATTTATTTCTGTTTGGTGTATGTATTTGCAGGTGAGCTATGGAGGTGTGCTTAGGCGATTCAGGGTGCTTTTCAAAGCTAATGGACAGCTTGATCTCAACATGGCTGGTCTTAGGGGAAAGATCGCTGCTCTGTTTGACCTCCCTGTGGATGATGGTTTCTCTCTGACTTACTctgatgaagatggagatgtgGTGGCTCTGGTTGATGATAACGACCTCTCTGATGTAACGAATCAGCGCCTTAAGTTCTTGAAGATCAATGTGCAGTCCAAAACCAACTCTATTGCTCCGGAGAGTCTTCGTGGGAGTTCTACAGCTTCTGGCATGCCTGATGGTCAAAACCCGGTTTCGATAATCCAGAAGGGTATAAATGATGTTATGATGGCTGTACCTAACCCGATGCGTGATACTATTTCCAAGGTGTGTATTGACCTTACTTCTAAGGCTGCATCTTCGAGTCCTGTTGTTGGCGAGCTGTTTGATTGCATCTCCAAGCTAGGGAAACTCTCAATTACTCAGGAAGGAACTCCTTCTTCATCTGTTACTAAGCCTGGTTCTTCAGTTCCTTCCCCTGGTGAGAAGAAGGATGTCTCTAAGAAGTCAGAGACCGGGAAAAAGGCGGCTAATCCGAATGAACCCACTGGATTTACCCATTCGAAGACTTCTGGTCGTGTACCAATCTCATGGGGAGTGGGTGCTAGTTTCAACGAGTGTCCCTTCGGTGGCGGTATCGTAAATGGATCAAGTCCAAATCCAATGAACCTCAACAAGTATCCCATGGGGATATGTCAACCTAAAGTCTTCCATAAGGGCATCCAATGTGATGGATGTGGAGTTGTTCCAATAACGGGGACTAGATTTAAGTCGAATGTGTGAGGTTCTTTTACTTTCAAGTGTAGAAACTACAGACATCTTAGAATTTTATATTTGCTTATTTGTTTTCTCTGATGAATATTTTGCAGGAAAGAAAACTATGATCTTTGCAATATCTGTTTTTCGGTGATGGGTAAGGATGGGGACTACACGAGAATGGAGAAGCCCGTCTCAGTTCAATGTCCACACCGCTTTAGAGGACAACTTACCCCAGTATTGCTCCTCTTCTATGTTTgagattcatttttttattccgtctctttctctctttagtATAGCTTTGTGGAAATCTTACcttactttttttaaaaaatatagatttcaaaTCCGTGGTTGGGACCTGTGCCGCAACCACACCATGGAGGCTCAAATTTCAGGAGTACTTGGCCTAAACTCGACAGTCGCTTTGTGCTTGATGTGAATGTACTTGATGGAACAGCTGTTGCTCCTTCTGCTCCATTCACTAAGGTTTGGAAAATGAGTAACAATGGATCGCTGGTGTGGCCTCGTGGCACACAGATATTCTGGATCGATGGGGACAGATTCAGCAACTCATTGTCAGTTGATTTACAGGTTAGATTGCTATTTCTTTAGTTTTGACACTTCTTTTACTCGATTCCAACCTTAACTTCCACTTAAAGACCAACAATGCTGTCTAAATTACTCTTGAGTGGCTAAGTTAGCTTCTTTTTGCAAAGTGGCAAAAGTGTTTACTGGTCTCTAACATAATTGCAGATTCCAGCGGAGGGTGTGCCTATCAACGGTGAGCTGGATGTGAAAGTTGATTTTGTTGCACCAGAGTTACCTGGTCGATACACTTCTTATTGGATGATGGCTTCCCCTATTGGTGTTAGGTTTGGGCAACGTGTTTGGGTGTCCATAAACGTACTTACGAGATCTTTGCTACTTTTTTTCCTTGAATCTTTGTTTCTCTTTGTCGAAATATCTTTGATACTTTTTTTGTGTGTGGTCAGGTTGATGCATCGTTGAAAGGAACTGTTGCGAATGAGTTTCATGGACTGAACTTGAATGCCCTACCTGATGAAACATTTGCACGAGAGTTTACAGGGACCAACGTGAATTATGAGCTAGCTCAAACCGGCAGCTCCAGTGTTAACGGGACAGT
This sequence is a window from Raphanus sativus cultivar WK10039 unplaced genomic scaffold, ASM80110v3 Scaffold1154, whole genome shotgun sequence. Protein-coding genes within it:
- the LOC130494757 gene encoding protein NBR1 homolog; this encodes MDSTTSLVVKVSYGGVLRRFRVLFKANGQLDLNMAGLRGKIAALFDLPVDDGFSLTYSDEDGDVVALVDDNDLSDVTNQRLKFLKINVQSKTNSIAPESLRGSSTASGMPDGQNPVSIIQKGINDVMMAVPNPMRDTISKVCIDLTSKAASSSPVVGELFDCISKLGKLSITQEGTPSSSVTKPGSSVPSPGEKKDVSKKSETGKKAANPNEPTGFTHSKTSGRVPISWGVGASFNECPFGGGIVNGSSPNPMNLNKYPMGICQPKVFHKGIQCDGCGVVPITGTRFKSNVKENYDLCNICFSVMGKDGDYTRMEKPVSVQCPHRFRGQLTPISNPWLGPVPQPHHGGSNFRSTWPKLDSRFVLDVNVLDGTAVAPSAPFTKVWKMSNNGSLVWPRGTQIFWIDGDRFSNSLSVDLQIPAEGVPINGELDVKVDFVAPELPGRYTSYWMMASPIGVRFGQRVWVSINVDASLKGTVANEFHGLNLNALPDETFAREFTGTNVNYELAQTGSSSVNGTVKGADLEREASGSQIPGNDDLLVGDVEPVIPNTLTPSSSSSSCNIIEVPNMRNVETLGGAYSFSMDIPAPLEEDIEKNEVEISMLKELEEMGFKEIDLNKEILRENEYDFEQSVEALCGVSEWDPMLEELQEMGFCDNVTNKRLLKKNNGSLKGVVMDLLTGDKKEA